The sequence below is a genomic window from Maylandia zebra isolate NMK-2024a linkage group LG18, Mzebra_GT3a, whole genome shotgun sequence.
GGGCAACTAATCTTATGCTGTGATGTATTTGGGAGGGCAGCAGAGCTACTACCTTTGTTAAAAGACCATTACAATAAATCCCACACCCCACACTCCTTCTTTGACTATTGGTATGAGAAGACAGCAGGAACTGCAGTGTAtgcatgctgctgctgctgccatctagATGGATGCATAATTAATGGGAAATGTGAGGTATTCTGCACAGGTTTTATAGAGTGACAGGTACTTGGGCTGAGATTGACTTTATCCCTTTAAAGCATTCTTGAATCCTTGACATCTGTGTTAATGAGCTAAACCAGCACTATGTGTGTATGTACCGCTTTAAGTACTTAGATGTAGTCTGTCTGCATGCATATTCAAGAGTTCAGGGGCAACAATTCTGAATTAATACACATTTGTCTTTACAAGAAGTATAGCTTGTGCATACATATACAGTAACATGAATAATTTCGTGCTAGAGTGGTGGGACCTGATACGGACTATTAATTTTTCAGTGATTTGGAATAGGGAGCTACACAAGATCACAATTTCCCCCACTAGTGTAATATGCACACGCTACAGCTCGATTTTTCACATTTAGATGCGGTCATTCAGAGTAATTAATGCCACTGAAGGCCTCattaaaagtgctttataagaaagtgtTTATTTGAGTTACTCCACATCATTTACAGCAAGTCAACACGTATGATGACATATGAATAATACATAAATTATTAGGTGGTAGCAAACGGAAAAAAAGGCAATCATAATTTATAATATTAGTATTCAAATAGCACAGATACATTttcttggtgtgaaaaaaatgagtCTTTGATTAACAGCAGAAATAAGAgatctgtaaaaaacaaaaggtttcTGTACTTTTACAGCAGGCTGTCACTGCAAGTTAGTATTGAGACAGGTGGGCAGTGCGATAGAAGGATAAATTCATGAATTCCTTTTAATGAGACACATTCAAATTGGCTCGTATGCTGCATTGACTGCATTAATGGTGTTTTAAGGTGCTGTTGTTGGATCggaaaacaaaccaaatgaaGTATACCCAGTCTGAAGTCACGAGGGCTGCCTCAGTGTGGCTGCCTGTACGGCTGGCTGGATACTGTCAGTGGGGAGGAGGCGTCTCATCTGAGATTCTGTCTCCAGCTAGCTATCACATTGTCATTCAAGTTttgtgagatttaaaaaaaatatatctaaaaATCATCAATAAAGATTGAATCCACAAGTAAAGCGCCTCTGAGGAAAAGAATGGATAATAGATCAATCCACAGATGCTGCGGAGTAACCTGGTTTCATACAATGGCCACTGAGAATATTCAATTCTGATTGACCAGGGGGCGTCCATTATTTTCAGATAACCACATGGCTGTGACGTAACCTTTGAGATTATTCTTGTAGCTGAAGGTTAATCCTGTGAACTCTCCTATCTGCATGACATAAAGCTACCGCCCGCAGCCCGTTAGCGTATCCCATCACAAAGACTCAGAATGAAGTGAAACTTCTTTAAATActatctttttttctctccacagAATGAACTGTTAACATATAAAGCTTAAAGCTTTCAAAATTAGCTTTAGAGGAACTGCGCTTGAATTTTGTGACTCTGAAACAGAGCTTCTGTGCCTATAATCTCCTGTTAACGgcctttatgctaagctaaactAGCCAGCTTCTAGCTGTAGCCACGCATTTACCGCACACGCGTTTAAGATTTGTAGCAGTCTGTGCATTcaagaaagcaaacaaatgtACTTCCCAAAATGTTATTCAGATTACTATTGCTGGCATGCTGTCACAGTGCTGTGCATGTGGAGTAATCCACTGTGGCAACGGtggttataaaaaaataatgcacTCTGCAGAAGCAAACCTGTGGAAAATAATAAACTTCCGCACCACACTTTATATTTCAGCAGTTGTGCTGCAATATAATAATTAATCCATCGCACAGAGTGAGCTACTGCTCCTCCAAGCTACCAGGCTGAGGGTTCGGTCGTGGCCTCCCCTCTGTCGTTGAATACACAGGAGCGTGACCTTCTGCGAAACATGGTGGCTCCGGGCCCTTTCCTCCTGGTGAGTCGCAGATAAATGTCAGATTGCAGGAACCTGGGGTAGGAGTCCTTTTTCATCAGGCTGTAGACTTTTATCTGAGCTGCTTCAAAACAGCTCTTTGTGGGCTTTGCCATGTTGTTCTGGATGGCCGTCTTGGTGTGATAGTCAATGTTGATCTGAATGAAAAATAGGGACACATGTTAACTCTACACTTGCCCACGTACATTTCAACCCGAGTTTGGGATTTTTGCGTAGGTTTGCAGCAGGGGCAGACAGTGGGTTAGACAAAGGCCTTAGTAGATATGCAAGTTACTGATAAGAGAGGGGAAACCCCGAAACCCGCAGTAAGCGCTGCGTGGAGTCGTTTACAAcaatggagaaactccacatcTCGATGTTTCAGAAGGTTACACACACACGCGACACCAAATAAAAGTCAATTTCAGAATGTCAAGATGCTCTTCTTAGGAGAAAATAATTCTGCTGTGCCTGCTTTAGAGGATCTTTTAAAAAAGGTTAAGAATGTCAAACCTCACCTTGACATTAATGGATCGCTTTCCAAAGCCAAAATGTGAGTTACTCATAACTGCGCTCAGAGCGTGAGTTTTCTTTCCCCATGCGTGTTTTTGTTGACACTATATTTCAACTCTAGATAATCTGAGTTTAAACAGTCACTGACACACATCAGTTTCTTAGATATCATCACAGATAGAGGTTAATTTTCTGCCTCCTACTCTCGTGACTggctttttaatgtttaattacTGGCGGCAAAACCATATTTATGCCCTTTATAGACTGAAATATTCTTAAGATACTTTCCTTTGAAAAACTACCAgcagctttcaaaataaatatgcaTGCGTGTGAAACTACGCTATCGTCTACCATCAGTATTGAAGGTTGCATtcatttacatttgtttctcCCTTCAAATCGCTCGAGCTGTGTACTTGTGTGCAATAATGCCACTGCAGCGCTGCTCTGAAAACCCTCTTTCAGATTTACATATGCACTCATCTTAGACTGAAAGTGTGTGGGAGATGCTCTCTCCACTCTTGCAGAGGAATGTGAAAACCTCAAACCAGACGCAGAACTCTTTAACGGTCAAATATGCTATGGGCCCTGAAAGCATATCAGATGGTGGTCGCATCATCTTTGCAAAGTGAGTGGAAACCTTTTAAACCACAACTGTCTCGCACAGAAATAACTCAACCTGCTTTGCAGCCGTGTAAGCGCTAAACACATGACCTCGACGAGCTGCTGCTCCTAATGATTGTTCGCAAAGGTCAAGTTGCTGCGGGCTCCTGTCTACACAGCACTTTAGAATTCGCctactgttatttttttattacgaTAATATAAATATTTCAAGTTGTCAACAGCCCTCACTGACAAATAAGCCAAGAAAAACGGTAAACTGCACTCCAGGGGGGGTTAAGCTTTTGAAGCCCAGCTTAGCAACACAACATCCATGCCGtttgtgatgtaaaaaaaaggCATATGTCATACCTCTTTAGGGGCATCGGATTCAATAAAAATTGTATAAATATATTTGGCTTTGGACAGCAGCTTTGTCTCAgaatcagtggtcttgtattcTTCACAGGCCAACCAGAACTCAATGTTTTCTTCACTGAACTCTGTCCTGAGGAACTGAGAGAAGGTTTCCACCCCATCTGAtgtaaagaaacagaaacagagaaacagagaaacactgTTAGTCACGCTCCTGTAACTACAGCTGTTTAAGGACATGTAGCTTCCACATTTCAGTGTGTTGTGGAAACCTGCCAAAACTTCATAATCTATGAGTCTCAGCTCTATAGTCAGTTTAACTATCCCGAAACAGCTTAACCATAATATGTGTGAGTGTGCTCAAAAGTGTGGATGTTATTACATGGATCTGTTAACCGTGCCAAAACGACAGCAGGTCACAGTGTTTCTGTGCGGCATCTGTGACGAGGGGAGGAAGTTGCACAGTTTCTGTATTACTATCTGTGTTAACAAACATTAAAAGATGTAGTGAAACTCTCACAGCACTCCCCATTAACTATTTAGCGCTTCGAACACTGTGTTACAGTTTACAATTCAAATGAAGCAAAGCGTTTGACAGCACAAGAAACGGTTTTAGACGGCAATTCGACACAACATTTTTGAAAAGTTTCAGGCATTAATCTGACCTGAGTGCTTTAGTAGTTCTTCAAAGGAGTCGCTCCATTGCAAAGCTGCCTCCGTTGAGATGCTGTGAAACAAATCAGAGATGCGGTCAGCTCTCCTCTAAtgatgcagcaaaaaaaaaaaatgtcttggaTTCTCACAGAGACGTACTAGATGTCATGTATCTGTGAGTGTGTAATGAGTCATGGAGGGTACAGAAATCTGAGGTTAAAAAGGGATAACGCTTGTGCAAAATACCACGGCCTGCATGAGAAgttaatggatttttttttttctttctcacttgCTGGGTGTCGTAGCTGTCTTTTTACTGGGACTGACGTTTTCGTGAGAGCCTGACTTGGTGAGAAAAAGGCTAAGCCGACTCTtcctctctttgtctttctgcCTGCAAACAAGGGAGAACAAATATAAAAGACCAGAAGGTGCACTTACAATTGCAGCAAACTTTTCTCCTTAAAGGCACACTTTCTGAAGTGGCTTTCATGGCACAATATGAATTGCACAACAGCTCTGCAGCATAGTACAGATTGCAAGTTCAGTCACATAAGCTGACGTGTTTTTTAAGAAAAGCGTGGAGACCCTTATGAGGGAAGACGGCAGCTTTTAAGTTCAACAGCCTTATATGGTGTCAGCTATAGCAGCTTTGAGCAGCACAGAAAAGGCAAATCTACAAGGTACGGAGACATGTCGTGAATATTACAGAttaaaatatttcttctttgtacaaaaacgcttgcTGAATCTATTTCTGGTTGATTAAAGTTGTACTGCTCCAATTTCTTGTAATAGCTGTTAGAAATTGCTAAAGCCCCCTGAAAATATTCAACTTCAGAAAACaggtaaacatttaaaaatgacgGAAAATCACACACCAACCTGCTACTGTCGTCCTTCATCTTTGGTGTCTGTAAGCCTACTGGACcaaacattttgaaatatgCTTCCTCCTTTGGGGGCATGTAGCTGAATTGAGGAAATAGAAGAAGAAGCGTCTCCATGCTGTCTGTGGCGTGCAAAGCGGCAGGCCACAAATAACTCTCTGAAAAATGTTTAACCCATCACTCGTTGAACCACCTCGTCTTTTATAAACGGCGCTCGCGTTTCATTTCCCATGCTCGCTCTACTTCCTGTAACGGTATAACAGCTTACTGCCATCAGCTTGATCTGTGATATAGAAAACCCCTCTGGGTTCAACATCCTGCTGTAACTATTTACTAGGAAACTTGAAAAAGACACCTGTGATTATGTTCATTACGTTCACTTGTATCATTCAttagttctgtttgttttgacttGAGGTGATATTTTTGTCTTGATTTTTTGTAACAATCGTTTTCACACTGTGACGTGTTGCACTTAAGCAATTTGGACCCAATATTTAAGAAAAACTCTGATGTTGTCCGAATATCAATATCAATTTGAATATCTGTGTTTATACTGTCTCGTGTTTGATTACGTGTTCGACATTGCATGAATAATATCAACCTTGAACACATAGAAAACGTTTAAGAGTGTGAATTATAAAAGAGGTCACTTGTTCTGTGATTCCACTTGTACCGCCAGCAAGGCCAGACACTGCAGTGCTGGAAAGAATACAAtgtaatgaataataaaatgcGTATGCGCTGAGGCTGACCTTAGCTCGTTCCCGAACATGAGAGCCTTAAAGAAGGAGGACGAATTCATTGTGACACAGTAGAGAGCAACAGGGAATAGATGTGTTCTAGATGGAGATGGAGACAAGTGCAACGTCTGTGCTGGAGAGAGTGTGAAGCTGCCTTTCAGCATAGCGGCAGAGGATGTGTTTCTTTAGTTTGAACAGAAGTTGAAAGGAAAGAACAAGGTCCTAATTAAACGTAATTGGAAAATGAACAAGCCTTCTGAAGTTGTCAGTCAATAACAGGTTCAGAGCTGATAAATCCTCTAACCTTATCTCCCACCCATCGTGGGCCCCTCTAAGTAGCTGTCTGAGGGTCTAAACTGCAGCTACTTGATCGGCAAGGCTGTACAAAGATATCAAAGCGCTTCTAGCTTCCAAATGTCAATTACAGCTGACAGTTAGCGGGAACTGTGGACCCCGGACAAGTTCTGATAGACCACAAAATTTGCAGATGTAAACTGCACATCTGTCGAGCAGAAAAGTAGACTCAGCTCCTCCTGCACAAGTGACGCGATAAATCTTCTCAAGAGCCTCTACAACCCAGAATTTACTGATACCACCGGCAACAGTGACACCCCAAAGTCATGACTACTCACTACACATCAGTCACAGGGGCCGGCCGTGATCATGCTTTTGGCTTTGTTTTCCTTCTGGTGTGATGAAAATCACATGTCTGTGATGACTTTGTCAGCATTTCGCAGAAACCACAGCAGCAAATTGGCAAAAGTGGCATTGTTTACATCCTGTTGATCTCCCCCATATTCTGTGTTCAGCCTTTCTGCTAGCAGCTTTGTGGTGGGTGCAAACCCCCTAACATGTTTCAGCATTGGTGGTGTAGGTTGACCAAAGCGGTAGCCAAATTTCAGTCGCTAGCCACCGGTTAGCTCTGCCCCTGCATAAAGTTGCAATAAAGGCACATTCAACCTTGATACTTGGTTTGTAGTTAAGGTTTAGCTATCCAGCCTAGAAAGAAATCAAAGGAACGCAATGGTAAACACAGTCTATTTGTAAAACccttgaaacttgcaccaagctATATCAAAACCTTTTTCtattctcacattaaaaaaacaacaaccccaaaacaactaaaacaacaacagaaaacctGTTGAATAAAAGACACAATTTCTGGAAATGCATATGAGTCCTATAAATAGAACCTGCAGCATCCTTTCTCTTCAGGTAACAGCAGCCTGCACAATCACTGAAACCAAATTAAATAGCTGTCATTTAGCTTCTCTGTATGCATTTGCCTCTTGTCAACATACCAGATGAGAGAACCAACAAAATCAATACACACACTGAGCCAAGAAGATTCTGTTGCCAGCTGGAGACAAAAGATTAGAACTGTTTCATTTGATCATTTTGAAATAATATTCCTATTTACAGTT
It includes:
- the rgs18 gene encoding regulator of G-protein signaling 18, translated to METLLLLFPQFSYMPPKEEAYFKMFGPVGLQTPKMKDDSSRQKDKERKSRLSLFLTKSGSHENVSPSKKTATTPSNISTEAALQWSDSFEELLKHSDGVETFSQFLRTEFSEENIEFWLACEEYKTTDSETKLLSKAKYIYTIFIESDAPKEINIDYHTKTAIQNNMAKPTKSCFEAAQIKVYSLMKKDSYPRFLQSDIYLRLTRRKGPGATMFRRRSRSCVFNDRGEATTEPSAW